Proteins found in one Sphaeramia orbicularis chromosome 8, fSphaOr1.1, whole genome shotgun sequence genomic segment:
- the LOC115424426 gene encoding peripheral myelin protein 22-like, protein MLLILLGVLILHLLILILLIVSTAVSAWSVTGGSTTDLWYSCLTNNGGYHCRPASNEDWIQAVQALMILAVLFCFFSLVAFLYQLFNLVKGGRFFFTAIFQILASLFVMCAAIIYTVMSPDDADKAFGYAYVLAWVAFPLSHQRPHLYRPEEERMKVVEAGEKRRGHLKTPYNNIALCLLPTDQRLTPTKATQVDRSPTLFNTNRKRLSMMGF, encoded by the exons ATGCTGCTCATCCTGCTTGGAGTGCTTATCTTGCACCTTCTCATCCTCATTCTGCTCATAGTGTCAACAGCAGTCAGT GCGTGGTCTGTAACTGGAGGCTCCACCACAGATCTGTGGTACAGCTGTCTGACAAATAATGGAGGATACCACTGCAGACCAGCCAGCAACGAAG ACTGGATCCAGGCGGTCCAGGCCCTCATGATCCTGGCCGTGctcttctgcttcttctcccTCGTGGCGTTCCTGTATCAGCTCTTCAATCTGGTCAAGGGTGGACGCTTCTTTTTCACCGCCATCTTCCAGATCTTGGCGA GTCTGTTCGTGATGTGCGCGGCCATCATCTACACTGTGATGAGTCCAGACGATGCCGATAAAGCCTTCGGTTATGCCTACGTGCTGGCCTGGGTGGCGTTCCCGCTCTCTCATCAGCGGCCTCATTTATATCGTCCTGAGGAAGAAAGAATGAAAGTGGTGGAAGCGGGGGAAAAGAGGAGGGGCCATTTGAAGACCCCGTACAACAACATCGCACTGTGCCTACTGCCCACAGACCAGAGACTGACACCAACGAAAGCAACTCAAGTGGATAGGTCGCCAACACTTTTTAACACAAACAGGAAACGCTTATCAATGATGGGATTTTAG